A single region of the Dunckerocampus dactyliophorus isolate RoL2022-P2 chromosome 3, RoL_Ddac_1.1, whole genome shotgun sequence genome encodes:
- the LOC129179117 gene encoding cytochrome b5, whose product MGEEINSNPVNAGDGPAIDTGGEEKSKLLEDDVKYYTLEDIRVHNMSTDTWLIIHDKVYDITSFIEEHPGGEEVLLEQAGSDATESFEDVGHSTDAREMLQQFYIGELHMDDRRKENAMDIHVTDSPESSNSWTTWLIPAIAATVIGVLYRFYASS is encoded by the exons ATGGGTGAGGAAATTAACAGTAACCCAGTTAACGCCGGCGACGGACCCGCGATTGACACCGGTGGTGAGGAAAAATCCAAATTGCTAGAAGATGATGTCAAGTATTACACATTAGAAGATATTAGAGTTCATAACATGAGCACTGACACCTGGCTCATCATCCACGATAAAGTTTATGACATCACGAGTTTCATCGAAGAG CATCCAGGCGGTGAAGAGGTTTTGTTGGAGCAGGCAGGTTCAGATGCAACAGAGAGCTTTGAGGATGTGGGTCACTCTACAGATGCCAGAGAGATGCTGCAGCAGTTCTACATTGGGGAGCTTCACATG GATGACAGAAGAAAGGAAAATGCAATG GACATCCATGTTACAGATTCACCAGAGTCAAG CAACTCCTGGACCACATGGTTGATACCAGCCATTGCTGCGACCGTCATTGGTGTCTTGTATCGCTTCTATGCCTCATCTTGA